The following are encoded in a window of Terriglobales bacterium genomic DNA:
- a CDS encoding PEP-CTERM sorting domain-containing protein, with amino-acid sequence MKQLWVLVLLLLVSPATFGTTYSFHPVPSDMNDIDHHFLYSWSISGISLAGQTITSAKLGFTNIQNWNANPNILYIHMFDSALNTPNPAASPAPVTCLSNTQNSKPVTTCQYQYDLGSPDPNISNFVDYIGTNNPSHSPANATAENLFGASVLTSGNTLLGSPSFTTTPQTYWLTFNSSELAALQAYLNNSGNVAFGFDPNCHFFNDGIVFKYTTDPVPEPGSMLLLGSGLCGLAGVVRRKLRK; translated from the coding sequence ATGAAGCAACTTTGGGTTCTTGTACTTCTGCTACTGGTATCCCCCGCCACCTTCGGTACGACATACAGTTTCCACCCCGTGCCGAGCGACATGAACGACATCGATCATCACTTTCTGTACTCGTGGTCCATTTCAGGGATCAGTCTGGCCGGACAGACCATCACTAGCGCCAAGCTGGGGTTCACGAACATTCAGAATTGGAACGCCAATCCCAATATTCTCTACATTCACATGTTCGACAGCGCGCTGAACACGCCGAATCCGGCCGCCTCGCCTGCGCCGGTAACCTGCCTGAGCAACACGCAAAACTCCAAGCCGGTGACAACCTGCCAATACCAGTACGATCTGGGCAGCCCGGATCCGAACATCAGCAATTTTGTGGATTATATCGGGACGAACAATCCCAGCCACAGTCCGGCCAATGCGACCGCCGAGAACCTGTTCGGCGCCAGCGTGCTGACTTCAGGGAACACGCTGCTGGGCAGCCCCTCGTTTACCACGACGCCGCAAACCTACTGGCTGACTTTCAATTCCTCTGAGCTGGCGGCGCTACAGGCGTACCTGAACAACAGCGGAAATGTGGCTTTCGGTTTCGATCCGAATTGCCACTTCTTCAACGATGGGATCGTCTTCAAGTACACCACAGATCCCGTGCCCGAACCGGGAAGCATGCTGCTGCTGGGTAGCGGGCTGTGCGGGCTGGCGGGAGTGGTGCGCCGCAAGCTGCGGAAGTAG
- a CDS encoding TPM domain-containing protein — MPNRSQRRLPFLILVAVGLLAGLASAEKIADIRPTGYVIDLAKVIDPATIQRVEALCKEVDEKTGAQIAVVTVRSLEGETREDYAVDLFKHLGVGQKDDRGVLLLLAPQERQYKIEVGYGLEPIINDARAGDIGREMVPLLRQNNYSGAVLLAVGRLAQLIAAEKGVKLTGELPAPAERREHVSIPWWLPWLIILIIFLIGRGLGGGGGRGIRRRSGLGGLWWAGTLGGMGGGWGGGGGWGGSSGGYSGGGFGGFGGGSSGGGGAGGSW, encoded by the coding sequence ATGCCGAATCGATCCCAGCGGCGCCTGCCTTTTCTTATTCTCGTGGCGGTGGGATTGCTGGCAGGTCTCGCATCAGCCGAGAAGATCGCCGACATCCGCCCCACCGGGTATGTGATCGATCTGGCCAAGGTGATCGATCCGGCAACTATCCAGCGGGTCGAGGCGCTCTGCAAGGAAGTGGATGAGAAGACGGGAGCACAGATCGCCGTCGTAACCGTGCGTTCCCTGGAGGGCGAAACGCGTGAGGATTACGCCGTCGATCTCTTCAAGCATCTGGGAGTGGGACAGAAAGACGACCGCGGCGTGCTGCTGCTCCTGGCTCCGCAGGAGCGCCAATACAAGATCGAGGTCGGCTACGGCCTCGAACCCATAATTAATGATGCCCGGGCCGGGGACATCGGCCGCGAGATGGTTCCCCTGCTTCGCCAGAACAACTACAGCGGAGCGGTGCTGCTGGCGGTTGGCCGGCTGGCTCAACTGATCGCCGCCGAAAAAGGAGTCAAGCTGACTGGCGAGCTTCCGGCGCCGGCTGAGCGACGTGAGCACGTTTCGATTCCCTGGTGGCTTCCCTGGCTGATTATCCTGATCATCTTCCTGATCGGAAGAGGACTAGGAGGGGGCGGCGGGCGCGGCATCCGTCGCCGCTCCGGTCTTGGCGGACTCTGGTGGGCCGGCACGCTGGGTGGGATGGGCGGTGGATGGGGAGGCGGAGGAGGGTGGGGTGGCAGCTCCGGCGGCTACTCCGGCGGAGGCTTTGGAGGTTTTGGCGGCGGCTCCAGCGGCGGAGGTGGCGCCGGCGGCTCATGGTAG